CCTCAGGTTGAGCCCAAGGTTTAAACACCAGACTTAAATGACCGCCTGCGCGCGCTTTACGCCCAATAATTCCGGACAACGCTTGCCCCCTACGTATTACCGCGGCTGCTGGCACGTAGTTAGCCGGGGCTTTCTTCTCAGGTACCGTCACTCCGGCAGCAGTTACTCTACCGGACGTTCTTCCCTGGCAACAGAGCTTTACGATCCGAAAACCTTCATCACTCACGCGGCATTGCTCCGTCAGGCTTGCGCCCATTGCGGAAGATTCCCTACTGCTGCCTCCCGTAGGAGTCTGGGCCGTGTCTCAGTCCCAGTGTGGCCGTTCACCCTCTCAGGTCGGCTACGCATCGTCGCCTTGGTGAGCCGTTACCCCACCAACTAGCTAATGCGCCGCAGGCCCATCCCCAAGCAGCAGATTGCTCCGCCTTTCATTCTCTCTTCAGGAGAGGAAAGAAATTATCCGGTATTAGCTACCGTTTCCGGTAGTTATCCCAGTCTTGAGGGCAGGTTGCCTACGTGTTACTCACCCGTCCGCCGCTAAGTTAATCAGGAGCAAGCTCCATCATAACTCCGCTCGACTTGCATGTATTAGGCATGCCGCCAGCGTTCGTCCTGAGCCAGGATCAAACTCTCCAAATTGGTATTTAGAAAGAGCGATTGCTCATTTTGAAACATCTGACGAGAATTGTTACATTCTCTCATTTTGGATCTCGCCGAAGCGATTTCCCACTCACTCGTTGTTCAGTTTTCAAAGATCAATGTCTCATTTTAGCTCTTCACCGCATCTCAGCGGCGACCTTCATAATATATCATAGTGTTTCGTTGTTTGGCAAGCTTTTTTTTGAAAAAGTTATTTTTCATTATTTCTTGCCTGCGTCTTCTCTTTAAACATTCAAAAGGAGCGCGAGATATAATGTATCATGTCGGCTCCCTTTTCGTCAAGCTATTCGATTCATTTTATTTATTCCGGTTATCAGCCCCATCCAAACCTAGTGCTTGAACTGCGAAGAACGTCCACCCCACGCATACTTAGACAGCTCTTTCTGTGGAGCAAAACGCGCATACATACGGAAAACCGTTTTATATCGATTGGCAATCGCATGCCTAATGTTCTGATCTAAACGCTGGTCACTCATATCCAGTAGCATCTCATCCAGCTCTTTGCGCAAAACATAGTCCAGTTCCTTACATTCCTTCTCATTGAATAACATTCCCAACATAAGCCTGGCCTCCTTCATGAAATTCATAGTTATCCAAAATCATCAAACGCTATTTCATCTCACTCAAAAAAGCCATTTGATGTGGGAAGCTCTTATTGAAGTGCTTACACTAAATTAACCGGAGTACTGAATCTATAACCATAATACAGATTCAAATGTTTCGGCTTTACTGTTATGCACAATTCCCCGGGATTTTATGATAAAAGCCAAAATGTAATTGTGCTCTCGATGATTGCTGCAACTAATAACAGAATCACGATCCAGACAGAGGCGGTGAAGGTCTGCCGCATAAAGGCCTGCCAATTCACCGTCTCTGCCCTGCTCCGCTTCATTACTCCCAAAAGTGCAGACAGCACCTTGCTGCCGAACTTCAGCCCAAAGGCGCAGGCAATAATGATGGCCGGAATCTCAATAATGCCATGCGGCAGCAGTCCTTTTACAATCAGCGTGAACAGATCCTGTCCCTGTATTGCGGACAAATGAATCAGATAACCGATAACCGCACCGTTGATTAACAGGAAGAACGCGGGTAAGAGGCCGAATAAGGCACCCAGATAAATGATGACTACGCTTTTGATACTATTGTTCAGAAAAATGAATACGAAAAAGCTCCACTGCGGATTGGACGACTCTCTAAGGTTCCCGCTAATCTTACTGATCCCCTTCAATTGCTCATTCAGCAGCTGCTGCAGACTTCCTGTGCCGATCCATCCCAAGATTCCCCCTGCTATGAACAGTACTGTAGCCAATAGAAGTGCTGTGTGAATTGTCCTTAAATCCTTGATAAATGTATTAAAAGATAACATGCGTACCTCCTGATTTGGACTCAGCCTAATTGCAATTCGTATCGATTGATTCATATCTGAGGTCATAAGCGCCCTGTACGAGCATACATTTAGAACAAACAAGCATTTCGCATGGGAGAGGAGCGCTGACTTTATGAATTCTTTTTATGTATTTAGCGGCAAAAAGATCAAACGGTTCCTGTACATCTTTGCCGCTGCGCTTCTTACCGCCGGCGTTGTCTATGTGGAGAGGGGCAATATCACTGTATTCTCTGAAGCTGCCCCTTCTGCCATTTACAGTGTTCCGACGGAAAAGAAGCAGATTGCCTTAACCTTCGACATTAGCTGGGGAGAGAAAAGGCCCGAGCCGATTCTGAAGGTGCTGGAAGACAAAAAGGTGGATAAAGCGACATTCTTCCTGTCCTCACCTTGGAGCAAAACCCATCCTGAGATTGTTACAAGCATCAAAGACGCCGGGTTCGAAATCGGCAGCCACGGCCACAAGCATGTGAACTACAGTACGCTAAGCAATGATGAAATACGCACACAGATCAGTACGGCCCATACAGTATTGACGGAGTTAACCGGTTCTCAGCCCAACCTGATCAGAATGCCTAACGGTGATTTTGACAAAAGAGTCCTGCAGGTGGCTACCGATCTAGGCTACAAAGTCATTCAATGGGACACGGACTCACTGGACTGGAAGAACATAGGTGTGGATAACATCGTTAACCGTGTAACCAGCAAAGCCCATCCCGGAGATATTGTGCTGCTGCATGCCAGCGACTCCTGCAAACAAACGCATGAAGCCCTGCCTCAGATCATTGATAAGCTGCGCAGCCAGGGGTATGAGTTCGTAACCGTCTCTGAGCTGATCAGCCAAAGCAGTGCAAGCGGCAAGGAAGTCCGCGATTCCGCATGGCTGGATGATGGCCTGGAAGATGCTGCAGGATTGTAGCTCGTTTAGCCCTGCATAACATTTAGCATTAGTGGCGCGGAGAGATCAGCTGAGAGATATCCGGCGTCGGCGTATTCAGCTTCGGGTAGCTCAGGTCAAGCCCCTCCAGGGTTTTGACCACAATCTTGAGCGCCAGATAGTTGCGGTACCAGCGGTGATTTGCAGGAATCCAGTACCACGGGGCCTTATCTATGCTGCTCTCCCGGAAAACATCCTCATACGCTTTTTGATAATCGTCCCAGTATTCGCGTTCCTGCAGATCACTGGCATCGAATTTCCAGTGCTTCGCCGGATCGTCAAGCCGCTCCTTAATCTTCTCCAGCTGCTTCTCCTTGGAGATATGCAGAAAGAGCTTAATGACCGTCGTTCCCTCTTCCGCCAGCATTTCCTCGAACTGGCGGATGTAGCGGAACCGGCGCTTGGCATCTTCTTTACTGAGACTGTCATGCACGCGGGGCACCAGCACATCCTCATAATGCGAACGGTTGAATGCGGCGATATAGCCTTTGGGCGGGGTCTTCATATGGACTCTCCACAGGAAATCGTGTGCTTCCTCCTCCAGTGAGGGCTTCTTGAAGCTGGTTACGATGAACCCCTGCGGATTAATGCCGGAGAATATATGTTTGACGGTTCCGTCCTTTCCGCTTGAATCCATTCCTTGCAGGATGACCAGCAGCGAGTGCTTTTTTTGTGCAAAAAGGATATCCTGCAGCTTGACCAGCCGTTCCTTCAACTTCTCCATTTTGGCTTCGGCTTCTTCTTTGGATTTGAAGTCTCCCCGTTCATCTGGATCGAGGTCCTTCAGGCGTGTTTCACTTGTGTCTTTTATCATATAGCGCTTGATGTTCATATATTCCCTCCTCCACTCTGTTCTTTAAGATTAACCTCTTCATCTTCATTCTAACCGCTCTCTACAGGCAATGCCAAAACCCCGCTCCCTGGTTGTATACAGAGGGGCGGGGTTTTGGCGCGATTGCTATTGTTAGTGTGGGGCCGGCTTCAGTACACGGTGCAGCATCAGAATCTGGAACGCATTACAGGCGACAAGCGGTACAAGAATAAAGATGGTGGCGCTGTCCACCCCGATCCGCAGGACGCCGATAATCTCCACTATAGTAATAGCTGTCATGAAGAAAAAAGTCGGGACCCAGGCCGAAGCGTTCGTACTGCGCATTTTGAACCAGGACACAATAAGTGCGGTTAACAGAATAGCCAGGCCCAGCGTCAAATCCGATCGGACGCTGCGGTCTCCGCTGACAAAGGTGCGCAGGAACATTAGCTCAAGCAGAGCTAGCACAGCCAGCACCAATTGTATGTAACGCCAAGCCTTACGCGGGAACACCCCGATGCCCGTATAGTTGAGAATCAGATAAGCAAAAAATCCGAGCTGGGCGTATACGCTTACAAGCGCTCCGTACCCAAGAAGAATCAGGGCGTAGAGGAAAAAGTCGGCGGTGCTTTTAAATTGAATTCCGCCATTCACTATCTGCAGAGCAAGACCGGCAATCACGGCTCCGCCTGCACCGATCAAAAGCGTGGTCCAGAACAAATAAAACCATTTTCTTAAGCTCAGCGCCTTCACCTCCCCGTGTCAGATTTATTTTACCAAGGTTACCGTCAAAAAACCATTACACTTCAACATAAATGTACCTGCGGGCGGCATACTACAATCATTGATTCTAATAAAGGAGGGCAGCGCCAATGAAATGGAGGGCTCTATGGTCTGGAGGCTTGGCACTCGGCTTGGCGATCACGTTAACCGCCTGCGGAGGCGAACAGAGCAGTTCTTCTTCCGGTGGACAGGGCGGATATAAGGAAATGAAGACGATGGTTGTAGATATATTGAAGAGCGACGAAGGTAAAAAGGCAGTAGAGGAAGCCCTGTCTACCCCCAGCTCAGATGAGGGTGGCGGCGGCAGTGGCGGAGTAAGCATGAAAATGATGCCTATGCAGACGACAGAGCAGGTCCGGATCGCCGTTAAGGATACCCTCACAGCACCCGAGTATCAGAAGGAAATCGAAAAAATCATGACCGACCCGCAATTTGCCGGGGATTTTGCCAAAGCGATTAATAAAGAGAGCAAGGAATTACATCTTCAATTGATCAAGGACCCGACTTATCAGAAGTCTGTTGGAGAAATCATGAAATCGCCCGAAATGATGAAAATGTTCCTCGATCTTACCAAGACTCCGGATTACCGCAAGCAGTCCATGACCATTATGCAGGAGGCTATGCAAAATCCGCTGTTCCGTATGGAAGTCCTTACTCTGCTCAAAAGTGTAGTTCAGGATGAGCTGCAGCCCAAGGTTGAGAAAAAGGATGCAGGGAAAGGCGAAGGCGGCGGGGAGGAAAAAGAAGGCGGTGGAGAAAAGCAGGAAGGCGGCGACGATTCCGGTTCAGGATCTGGTTCGTAATTCAAATAAGGCCTTGCCCCAGGAATGGGGCAGGCCTTATTTTTACATGCGCATCGCGGAATGTTACTTATTGCTCGTATTTGGCAATCAGCTTGTCTGCAATGTCTGCGAACAATATTCCGGTAGCCGTGTCCGCCTTATAGACCGACGGTGAGAAGTCCGGCTCGGAGATATGGTTATCCGGTGCACCCAGCGGCACCTGGGCCAGCAGCTCTGTATGCAGCGTTTCAGCCAGACGGGCTCCACCGCCGCGTCCGAAGATATAATCCTTTTTGCCGCAGGAGGAGCACTCATAATAAGCCATGTTCTCGATGACCCCAAGGATTTCATGCTCGGTCTGCAGAGCCATAGAGCCCGCTCTCGCCGCCACAAAGGCAGCCGTAGCATGAGGGGTAGTGACAATGATCTCCTTGCTGTGCGGCAGCATCTGGTGGACATCAAGGGCCACATCGCCCGTACCTGGAGGCAGAT
This genomic interval from Paenibacillus sp. FSL H8-0332 contains the following:
- a CDS encoding PPK2 family polyphosphate kinase gives rise to the protein MNIKRYMIKDTSETRLKDLDPDERGDFKSKEEAEAKMEKLKERLVKLQDILFAQKKHSLLVILQGMDSSGKDGTVKHIFSGINPQGFIVTSFKKPSLEEEAHDFLWRVHMKTPPKGYIAAFNRSHYEDVLVPRVHDSLSKEDAKRRFRYIRQFEEMLAEEGTTVIKLFLHISKEKQLEKIKERLDDPAKHWKFDASDLQEREYWDDYQKAYEDVFRESSIDKAPWYWIPANHRWYRNYLALKIVVKTLEGLDLSYPKLNTPTPDISQLISPRH
- a CDS encoding stage II sporulation protein M translates to MNQSIRIAIRLSPNQEVRMLSFNTFIKDLRTIHTALLLATVLFIAGGILGWIGTGSLQQLLNEQLKGISKISGNLRESSNPQWSFFVFIFLNNSIKSVVIIYLGALFGLLPAFFLLINGAVIGYLIHLSAIQGQDLFTLIVKGLLPHGIIEIPAIIIACAFGLKFGSKVLSALLGVMKRSRAETVNWQAFMRQTFTASVWIVILLLVAAIIESTITFWLLS
- the pdaB gene encoding polysaccharide deacetylase family sporulation protein PdaB — protein: MNSFYVFSGKKIKRFLYIFAAALLTAGVVYVERGNITVFSEAAPSAIYSVPTEKKQIALTFDISWGEKRPEPILKVLEDKKVDKATFFLSSPWSKTHPEIVTSIKDAGFEIGSHGHKHVNYSTLSNDEIRTQISTAHTVLTELTGSQPNLIRMPNGDFDKRVLQVATDLGYKVIQWDTDSLDWKNIGVDNIVNRVTSKAHPGDIVLLHASDSCKQTHEALPQIIDKLRSQGYEFVTVSELISQSSASGKEVRDSAWLDDGLEDAAGL
- the gerD gene encoding spore germination lipoprotein GerD, whose protein sequence is MKWRALWSGGLALGLAITLTACGGEQSSSSSGGQGGYKEMKTMVVDILKSDEGKKAVEEALSTPSSDEGGGGSGGVSMKMMPMQTTEQVRIAVKDTLTAPEYQKEIEKIMTDPQFAGDFAKAINKESKELHLQLIKDPTYQKSVGEIMKSPEMMKMFLDLTKTPDYRKQSMTIMQEAMQNPLFRMEVLTLLKSVVQDELQPKVEKKDAGKGEGGGEEKEGGGEKQEGGDDSGSGSGS
- a CDS encoding KinB-signaling pathway activation protein, encoding MSLRKWFYLFWTTLLIGAGGAVIAGLALQIVNGGIQFKSTADFFLYALILLGYGALVSVYAQLGFFAYLILNYTGIGVFPRKAWRYIQLVLAVLALLELMFLRTFVSGDRSVRSDLTLGLAILLTALIVSWFKMRSTNASAWVPTFFFMTAITIVEIIGVLRIGVDSATIFILVPLVACNAFQILMLHRVLKPAPH